A portion of the Pectobacterium brasiliense genome contains these proteins:
- the argA gene encoding amino-acid N-acetyltransferase, with protein sequence MQRGLTVKERSTELVQGFRHSVPYINAHRGKTFVIMLGGEAIEHANFSSIVNDIGLLHSLGIKLVVVYGARPQIDANLTTHHYEPLYHKNTRITDSTTLELVKQAAGMLQLDITARLSMSLNNTPLQGAHINVVSGNFIIAQPLGVDDGVDYCHSGRIRRIDEEAVHRQLNSGAIVLLGPVAVSVTGESFNLTSEEVATQLAIKLKAEKMIGFCSSQGVTNAEGNIISELFPDDAQQRIDALEQAGDYHSGTVRFLRGAVKACRSGVRRSHLISYQDDGALLQELFSRDGIGTQIVMESAEQVRRATINDIGGILELIRPLEEQGILVRRSREQLEMEIDKFTVVVRDNLTIACAALYPFPEESIGEMACVAVHPDYRSSSRGDMLLLRVAAQARQQGLKKLFVLTTHSIHWFQERGFLPAEVEMLPKKKQALYNYQRRSKILVLDL encoded by the coding sequence ATGCAAAGAGGGCTCACAGTGAAGGAACGGAGTACAGAACTGGTTCAGGGCTTCCGCCATTCAGTTCCCTATATCAATGCCCACCGTGGTAAAACGTTTGTCATCATGTTAGGTGGCGAAGCCATTGAACATGCCAACTTCTCTAGCATCGTAAATGATATCGGGCTGCTACACAGCCTGGGGATCAAGCTGGTCGTCGTTTATGGCGCTCGCCCCCAGATCGATGCCAACCTGACAACGCATCACTACGAGCCTCTCTACCATAAAAATACCCGCATCACCGACAGCACCACGCTGGAACTGGTCAAGCAGGCGGCAGGAATGTTGCAGTTGGACATCACCGCCCGGCTGTCGATGAGCCTGAACAACACGCCGTTGCAAGGTGCCCACATTAATGTCGTCAGCGGTAACTTTATTATCGCGCAGCCGCTTGGCGTGGATGACGGTGTGGACTACTGCCACAGCGGCCGTATTCGCCGCATTGATGAAGAAGCCGTTCACCGCCAGTTGAATAGCGGTGCAATTGTGCTGCTCGGCCCGGTTGCGGTTTCAGTCACCGGTGAAAGTTTCAATTTAACCTCGGAAGAGGTCGCGACCCAGCTCGCTATTAAGCTGAAAGCGGAAAAGATGATCGGTTTCTGCTCCTCGCAGGGCGTGACCAATGCAGAAGGCAACATCATTTCCGAACTGTTCCCCGACGATGCGCAGCAGCGTATTGATGCTCTGGAACAGGCTGGTGATTACCATTCAGGTACGGTCCGATTCCTGCGCGGCGCGGTCAAAGCCTGCCGCAGCGGCGTACGCCGTAGCCACCTGATCAGCTATCAGGACGACGGCGCGCTGCTGCAAGAGCTGTTCTCACGCGACGGCATCGGTACGCAGATCGTGATGGAAAGCGCCGAGCAGGTCCGCCGTGCAACCATCAATGATATTGGCGGTATTCTTGAACTGATTCGCCCGCTGGAAGAGCAAGGTATTCTGGTCAGACGCTCGCGTGAGCAGTTGGAAATGGAAATCGACAAATTCACCGTCGTGGTACGCGATAACCTGACTATCGCCTGCGCCGCACTTTATCCGTTCCCGGAAGAAAGCATCGGCGAAATGGCCTGCGTCGCGGTTCACCCGGATTACCGCAGTTCATCACGCGGCGATATGCTGTTACTGCGCGTTGCTGCTCAGGCACGTCAGCAGGGTCTGAAAAAACTATTCGTGCTGACGACGCACAGTATCCACTGGTTCCAGGAGCGCGGCTTTTTACCCGCCGAAGTGGAA